Proteins from a single region of Haloplanus sp. GDY1:
- a CDS encoding MOSC domain-containing protein, with translation MAHVERLRRYPIKGLDGADAESVRITAAGTVAGDREYAMCDPTADAIETGDDVRTLAYNGKQTDRVHDVRTRLDDGTLTVETDDDSRAFDLSTDAGRAAASEWFSGFVGDPVELRRREPPAFVDRPDAGPSVVSTATLEAVASWFEDVTVEGARRRLRANVEVGGVPAFWEDRFVGEDAPGFVVGSGDDAVRFEGAEPCARCVVPSRDPETGEPLEGFRERFVERRAATFPEWADPEAFPHNYTVMLIARVPEASRGRTVSVGDEVRVPERDREQ, from the coding sequence ATGGCACACGTCGAGCGACTGCGGCGGTATCCGATCAAGGGACTGGACGGCGCGGACGCCGAGTCGGTCCGGATCACGGCGGCCGGCACCGTCGCCGGCGACCGCGAGTACGCCATGTGTGACCCGACCGCCGACGCCATCGAGACGGGCGATGACGTACGGACGCTCGCCTACAACGGCAAGCAGACCGACCGCGTCCACGACGTGCGGACCCGCCTCGACGACGGAACGCTGACCGTCGAGACGGACGACGACAGCCGGGCGTTCGACCTCTCGACCGACGCGGGACGGGCCGCCGCCAGCGAGTGGTTCTCCGGGTTCGTCGGCGATCCCGTCGAACTCCGCCGCCGCGAACCGCCGGCGTTCGTCGACCGACCCGACGCCGGCCCGTCGGTCGTCAGCACGGCGACCCTGGAGGCGGTGGCGTCGTGGTTCGAGGACGTGACCGTCGAGGGCGCGCGCCGCCGCCTCCGAGCCAACGTGGAGGTGGGGGGCGTCCCCGCGTTCTGGGAGGACCGCTTCGTCGGCGAGGACGCCCCCGGATTCGTCGTCGGGTCGGGCGACGACGCGGTTCGATTCGAGGGCGCCGAGCCCTGTGCGCGGTGTGTCGTCCCCAGTCGCGACCCCGAGACGGGCGAGCCGCTGGAGGGGTTCCGCGAGCGGTTCGTCGAGCGCCGGGCGGCCACCTTCCCGGAGTGGGCCGACCCCGAGGCGTTCCCCCACAACTACACGGTCATGCTCATCGCGCGGGTGCCCGAGGCGAGTCGGGGGCGGACGGTTTCGGTGGGCGACGAGGTCCGGGTGCCCGAACGGGACCGGGAGCAGTGA
- a CDS encoding DUF6498-containing protein has translation MRRPWDRLSDALPLPVTAVAGMSVVVGANLLPLVGVVAWGWDLTSLLLVYWVEALATVVMAAVKALFAERGSPGVPGSLEPLHELREKRGGWRPRAGWPPIYPRNVPFALSVVGFWAVTALPLTLLYLGTAGPSVALSLDLLLGIGALVVAQVRDFRVEYVGGREYATASAQELLRTPAQLGVVVLSVGLLAVDGRAGGVALLLGVVVAKAGASAYRFYADHVGRPILRLGERFAVDASEPPPELDVPDAPVRGRVTVDARSVLLWSVPAIAFGFATRFGLGALALLGIAALAGRPVWIAAGCLAVLGVVVGRVLTVYFRYGTVEYRRRGDDLVAYDALLDAPQWIVPVEPSTEFSVKNAIVDRLRGTDTLTVADVASADGRDVQIGPVADADEAIETLDLPVERTDRPERDPAAIVAASLLALAFLAVPAGLVLAPQVDAATAAGVGVAVGPFLLLPVGVLVWAALSRI, from the coding sequence ATGCGACGCCCGTGGGACCGGCTCTCCGACGCGCTTCCCCTCCCCGTGACCGCCGTCGCCGGGATGAGCGTCGTCGTCGGGGCGAACCTCCTCCCGCTCGTCGGCGTCGTGGCCTGGGGCTGGGACCTCACGTCGCTCCTGCTCGTCTACTGGGTGGAGGCGCTCGCGACGGTCGTGATGGCCGCAGTGAAGGCGCTGTTCGCCGAGCGCGGCTCGCCGGGCGTCCCCGGGTCGCTCGAACCGCTACACGAACTCCGCGAGAAGCGCGGCGGCTGGCGGCCGCGGGCGGGGTGGCCGCCGATCTACCCCCGAAACGTCCCGTTCGCGCTCTCGGTCGTCGGGTTCTGGGCCGTGACCGCGCTCCCGCTGACGCTTCTCTACCTGGGAACGGCGGGGCCGAGCGTCGCGCTCTCGCTCGATCTCCTCTTGGGGATCGGTGCCCTGGTGGTCGCGCAGGTCCGGGACTTCCGCGTCGAGTACGTCGGCGGCCGGGAGTACGCGACGGCGTCGGCACAGGAGTTGCTGCGAACGCCGGCACAGCTCGGGGTGGTGGTCCTCTCGGTCGGCCTCCTCGCCGTCGACGGCCGCGCCGGCGGGGTCGCCCTCCTCCTCGGGGTCGTCGTCGCGAAGGCCGGCGCGTCGGCGTATCGCTTCTACGCCGACCACGTCGGGCGGCCGATCCTCCGACTCGGGGAGCGATTCGCCGTCGACGCGAGCGAGCCGCCGCCCGAACTCGACGTTCCGGACGCGCCGGTCCGGGGACGGGTGACCGTCGACGCGCGGTCGGTCCTGCTGTGGAGCGTCCCGGCCATCGCCTTCGGCTTCGCGACCCGGTTCGGCCTCGGCGCGCTCGCCCTGCTCGGGATCGCGGCGCTCGCGGGGCGGCCGGTCTGGATCGCCGCCGGCTGTCTCGCGGTTCTCGGGGTCGTCGTCGGGCGCGTCCTCACGGTTTACTTCAGATACGGGACCGTCGAGTACCGGCGCCGCGGCGACGACCTGGTGGCGTACGACGCGCTGCTCGACGCGCCGCAGTGGATCGTGCCGGTCGAGCCGTCGACGGAGTTCTCGGTGAAAAACGCCATCGTCGACCGGCTCCGCGGCACCGACACGCTCACGGTCGCGGACGTGGCGTCGGCCGACGGTCGGGACGTCCAGATCGGCCCCGTGGCCGACGCCGACGAGGCCATCGAGACGCTCGACCTCCCGGTCGAGCGGACCGACCGCCCGGAGCGCGATCCGGCAGCCATCGTCGCTGCCTCGCTCCTGGCGCTCGCCTTCCTCGCCGTTCCCGCCGGACTCGTGCTCGCGCCGCAGGTCGACGCGGCCACGGCCGCCGGCGTCGGGGTCGCGGTCGGCCCGTTTCTCCTGCTGCCGGTCGGCGTCCTGGTGTGGGCGGCGCTCTCGCGGATCTGA
- the dnaG gene encoding DNA primase DnaG has translation MDDTAKYLIHASIAADGVVERSDVVGAVFGQTEGLLGDELDLRDLQQSSKVGRIDVEIDSENGQSFGRITIASSLDKVETAILAASLETIDRVGPCQASVEVTNIEDVREAKRRKVIDRAKELLAGSFDESVMDSSKILEEVRESVRIDDITEYRGLPAGPRVDDADAVIVVEGRADVLTLLQYGVKNAVAVEGTNVPDAVADLTEERTVTAFLDGDRGGELILRELAQVGDVDYVVFAPEGQSVEDLDRHEVMSALRDKTPYGDLFEGDESPPAPAAVEDQAESVPTAAVSVAAASSVAETSRSEAGGDGSDADGAGTGGSDADAPADEGREDDEATGPDEATGPDEATGPDDGTATQGSRDEPSTLRGHVRAVIDDETGSARLLDDDFAATGTVPADDAFDAISGAETAPYAVVIDGELTQRLLDVAAQRGVEHVVARSSGEMVKTPVDVRVRTVDQLATAE, from the coding sequence ATGGACGACACAGCAAAATACCTCATTCACGCATCGATCGCGGCCGACGGCGTGGTCGAGCGGAGCGACGTCGTCGGCGCCGTCTTCGGGCAGACCGAGGGGCTGCTCGGCGACGAACTCGACCTCCGCGACCTCCAGCAGTCGTCGAAAGTCGGCCGGATCGACGTCGAAATCGACAGCGAGAACGGCCAATCGTTCGGCCGAATCACCATCGCCAGCAGCCTCGACAAGGTGGAGACGGCCATCCTCGCGGCGTCGCTGGAGACCATCGACCGCGTCGGCCCGTGTCAGGCCTCCGTCGAGGTGACGAACATCGAGGACGTCCGCGAGGCCAAGCGCCGGAAGGTCATCGACCGCGCCAAGGAACTGCTCGCGGGGTCGTTCGACGAGAGCGTCATGGACTCCTCGAAGATCCTGGAGGAGGTCCGCGAGAGCGTCCGCATCGACGACATCACCGAGTATCGCGGCCTCCCCGCCGGCCCGCGGGTCGACGACGCCGACGCCGTCATCGTCGTCGAGGGCCGGGCGGACGTGCTCACGCTCCTCCAGTACGGGGTCAAGAACGCCGTCGCCGTCGAGGGGACCAACGTCCCCGACGCGGTGGCGGACCTGACCGAAGAGCGGACCGTCACGGCCTTCCTCGACGGCGACCGGGGCGGCGAACTCATCCTGCGCGAACTCGCCCAGGTTGGCGACGTCGACTACGTCGTCTTCGCGCCGGAGGGGCAGTCGGTCGAGGACCTCGACCGCCACGAAGTCATGTCGGCGCTCCGCGACAAGACGCCTTACGGCGACCTCTTCGAGGGGGACGAGAGCCCGCCGGCGCCCGCCGCGGTCGAGGACCAGGCCGAGTCGGTCCCGACCGCCGCCGTCTCGGTCGCCGCCGCCTCGTCCGTCGCCGAGACGTCCCGCTCCGAGGCCGGTGGCGACGGGTCGGATGCCGACGGAGCCGGAACTGGCGGGTCGGACGCCGACGCCCCCGCCGACGAGGGGCGGGAGGACGACGAGGCCACCGGACCCGACGAGGCCACTGGACCCGACGAGGCCACCGGACCCGACGACGGGACCGCCACCCAGGGGTCCCGCGACGAACCGTCGACGCTCCGCGGCCACGTCCGTGCGGTGATCGACGACGAGACGGGGTCGGCACGCCTCCTCGACGACGACTTCGCGGCCACGGGGACGGTGCCCGCGGACGACGCCTTCGACGCGATTTCCGGGGCCGAGACGGCGCCGTACGCGGTGGTCATCGACGGCGAACTCACCCAGCGATTGCTCGACGTGGCCGCCCAGCGCGGCGTCGAACACGTCGTCGCCCGGTCGTCGGGGGAGATGGTCAAGACGCCAGTCGACGTGCGGGTGCGGACGGTCGACCAGCTGGCGACCGCCGAGTGA
- a CDS encoding GNAT family N-acetyltransferase, producing the protein MIRAARPDDAAALARLQSHLREPSPGLLDGALADGELSPATALVATAEGSDDPVGYLLAVPGDGTTYVAELVVDPDHRREGRATALLSACATDAERVTVTVAPDNEAARSLYRRRGFEEVRRLPEFFEDGAAILYRR; encoded by the coding sequence GTGATCCGCGCCGCACGGCCGGACGACGCCGCCGCGCTCGCCCGCCTCCAGTCGCACCTCCGCGAGCCGAGTCCCGGGTTGCTGGACGGCGCGCTCGCCGACGGCGAACTCTCGCCGGCGACGGCGCTGGTCGCGACGGCCGAGGGGAGCGACGACCCCGTGGGCTACCTGCTCGCCGTGCCCGGCGACGGGACGACCTACGTGGCGGAACTGGTCGTCGACCCGGACCACCGGCGGGAGGGGAGAGCGACGGCGCTGCTGTCGGCGTGTGCGACCGACGCGGAGCGGGTGACGGTCACCGTCGCCCCCGACAACGAGGCGGCGCGGTCGCTGTACCGGCGCCGGGGCTTCGAGGAGGTGCGTCGTCTCCCGGAGTTCTTCGAGGACGGGGCGGCGATACTGTACCGGCGGTAG
- a CDS encoding DUF92 domain-containing protein, whose protein sequence is MTSTLRRAGGFAAVGTLSLAAPELGRAAAAPFAIVALLAAFVVDEGPVFELFARPQDRRDGRLNGLAGFALAATGLAILSTAPRESMPTGVFVAAVLVVAYGKVGARAVERVDSDPARSAAGFGLAAFLAALAGQLIVGWNLGTTPSLPAAIFLAAAGALVAALLRSMLYERDDPLVMLSTGLLLWLFDAIGVTAGLTEVGVALAVTVALGYLSYRTGTASVPGMVTGVLLALLTIVFGGVGWFAILIAFFGIGGLSAKYRYEEKRQRGVAEDNEGARGSGNVLGNAAVALVAVIGFAASGSVSMNPDLFRFAFTGSLAAAMSDTLSSEIGVLFGEPRLITTLKRVDPGTDGGVTWQGYVVGVVGAAVVSGVAVGFFAFDAPRLAALAVVCGGVAGMTVDSLLGATLEGGRIGNQTVNFLGTLAGAVVSAGLALLL, encoded by the coding sequence GTGACGTCCACCCTTCGGCGGGCAGGAGGGTTCGCGGCCGTCGGGACGCTCTCGCTCGCCGCCCCCGAACTGGGGCGTGCGGCCGCCGCCCCCTTCGCCATCGTGGCGCTCCTCGCCGCGTTCGTCGTGGACGAGGGGCCGGTGTTCGAACTCTTCGCCCGGCCACAGGACCGTCGGGACGGCCGGCTCAACGGCCTGGCGGGCTTCGCGCTCGCGGCGACCGGACTCGCCATCCTGTCGACGGCACCCCGGGAGTCGATGCCAACGGGCGTCTTCGTCGCCGCCGTCCTCGTCGTCGCCTACGGCAAGGTGGGGGCTCGCGCCGTCGAGCGGGTGGACAGCGATCCGGCGCGCTCGGCCGCGGGCTTCGGCCTCGCCGCCTTTCTGGCGGCGCTCGCGGGGCAACTGATCGTCGGGTGGAACCTCGGAACGACCCCGTCGCTGCCCGCCGCCATCTTCCTCGCCGCGGCCGGCGCGCTCGTGGCGGCGCTCCTGCGCTCGATGCTCTACGAGCGCGACGACCCGCTGGTGATGCTCTCGACCGGCCTCCTGCTGTGGCTGTTCGACGCCATCGGCGTGACCGCGGGCCTCACGGAGGTGGGCGTCGCCCTCGCCGTGACCGTCGCCCTCGGCTACCTCTCCTATCGCACCGGCACCGCCTCCGTGCCCGGGATGGTGACCGGCGTGTTGCTCGCCCTCCTCACCATCGTCTTCGGCGGCGTCGGGTGGTTCGCGATCCTCATCGCCTTCTTCGGCATCGGCGGCCTCTCCGCGAAGTACCGCTACGAGGAGAAACGACAGCGGGGCGTCGCCGAGGACAACGAGGGCGCCCGAGGCAGCGGGAACGTCCTCGGCAACGCCGCCGTCGCGCTCGTGGCCGTCATCGGCTTCGCCGCCAGCGGCAGCGTGTCCATGAACCCCGACCTCTTTCGGTTCGCCTTCACCGGCTCCCTCGCCGCCGCCATGAGCGACACGCTCTCCAGCGAAATCGGCGTGCTGTTCGGCGAACCGCGACTCATCACGACCCTGAAGCGGGTCGACCCCGGCACCGACGGCGGGGTGACCTGGCAGGGGTACGTCGTCGGCGTCGTCGGCGCCGCCGTCGTCTCGGGGGTCGCCGTCGGCTTCTTCGCGTTCGATGCGCCCCGACTCGCCGCCCTCGCCGTCGTCTGTGGCGGCGTCGCCGGCATGACCGTCGACAGCCTCCTCGGGGCGACGCTCGAAGGGGGCCGGATCGGGAACCAGACGGTCAACTTCCTCGGCACCCTCGCCGGCGCCGTCGTGAGCGCCGGCCTCGCCCTCTTGCTGTGA
- a CDS encoding undecaprenyl diphosphate synthase family protein, which produces MGLYDRYLALRQRTHDGDPPGHVALVLTERDLLEQGAYDRLERVLRWAFEYGAERVTVSVSVLDEAVVPTLERELRSVDAPRPVAVRAPDDTEPAEAPVQMNVGLGGKGEFAAAVRSLAEEVDAGRLDPADVDEADVERRLVFPDEPDLLVKTGAERLSDFMIWQSVYSELYFTDVNWRDVRKRDYLRAVLDYQNRQRRFGR; this is translated from the coding sequence GTGGGACTGTACGACCGCTATCTCGCGCTCAGACAGCGAACCCACGACGGCGACCCCCCCGGCCACGTCGCCCTCGTGCTCACCGAGCGCGACCTGCTGGAACAGGGGGCGTACGACCGCCTCGAACGCGTCCTCCGCTGGGCCTTCGAGTACGGCGCCGAGCGCGTCACCGTGAGCGTGAGCGTCCTCGACGAGGCGGTGGTGCCGACGCTGGAGCGCGAACTCCGCTCGGTCGACGCGCCCCGACCCGTCGCCGTCCGGGCCCCCGACGACACCGAACCCGCCGAGGCGCCCGTGCAGATGAACGTCGGCCTCGGCGGCAAGGGGGAGTTCGCCGCCGCCGTCCGCTCGCTGGCCGAGGAGGTGGACGCCGGCCGCCTCGACCCCGCGGACGTCGACGAGGCCGACGTCGAGCGCCGCCTCGTGTTCCCCGACGAACCCGACCTGCTGGTCAAGACGGGCGCCGAGCGCCTCTCCGATTTCATGATCTGGCAGTCCGTCTACTCGGAACTCTACTTCACGGACGTGAACTGGCGCGACGTGCGCAAGCGCGACTACCTCCGGGCCGTACTCGATTACCAGAACCGCCAGCGCCGGTTCGGACGGTAG
- a CDS encoding DMT family transporter: MDGRIADPAEGAGVALVVAGAALFGTLGIFGEAARLVGLSTATLLGVRFLAATAILWGYLARRPGSARLGGRTLAVELGLGLVYGVMSVAYFESLAWLSAGVAALVLFTYPVQVTLVSAAVLDEPVTVPKAVALLSALGGVALVAATGGDGVRVAVAGLALVGVASLAYTVYSTATRVVVETVSPLVHTAHVFLGVTVVVLGYGVVTGSLAAPATRADWLLIAGITLVGTLLPMVLFTAGLARIPASTASIVSTSEPLTTVVLGVALLGEPLTASVLGGGLLILASVVVASPAVERTLCDRLGSGVIG, from the coding sequence ATGGACGGTCGGATCGCGGACCCGGCGGAGGGTGCCGGCGTCGCGCTCGTCGTCGCCGGCGCGGCCCTGTTCGGGACGCTGGGGATCTTCGGCGAGGCGGCGCGTCTCGTCGGGCTCTCGACGGCGACGCTGCTCGGCGTCCGGTTTCTCGCCGCCACGGCGATCCTCTGGGGGTATCTCGCCCGGCGGCCGGGGTCGGCCCGTCTCGGCGGCCGGACGCTCGCCGTCGAACTCGGCCTCGGGCTGGTCTACGGGGTGATGTCCGTCGCCTACTTCGAGAGCCTGGCGTGGCTCTCCGCGGGCGTCGCCGCCCTCGTTCTCTTCACCTACCCGGTGCAGGTGACGCTCGTCTCGGCGGCCGTCCTCGACGAACCGGTGACGGTCCCGAAGGCCGTCGCCCTGCTGTCGGCGCTCGGTGGCGTCGCGTTGGTGGCCGCCACCGGCGGCGACGGGGTGCGCGTCGCCGTCGCGGGGCTGGCGCTTGTCGGGGTGGCGTCGCTCGCCTACACCGTCTACTCGACGGCCACCCGGGTCGTGGTCGAGACGGTGTCGCCGCTCGTCCACACGGCCCACGTGTTCCTCGGCGTGACCGTCGTCGTCCTCGGCTACGGCGTCGTCACGGGCTCGCTCGCGGCGCCGGCGACGAGGGCCGACTGGCTCCTGATCGCCGGCATCACCCTCGTCGGGACGCTCCTGCCGATGGTGCTGTTCACCGCCGGGCTGGCGCGGATCCCGGCGAGCACGGCCAGCATCGTGAGTACGAGCGAGCCGCTGACCACCGTCGTCCTCGGCGTCGCGCTCCTCGGCGAACCGCTCACGGCGTCGGTCCTCGGCGGCGGCCTCCTGATCCTCGCGAGCGTCGTCGTCGCCTCGCCGGCCGTCGAGCGGACGCTGTGCGACCGGCTGGGATCGGGGGTGATCGGCTGA
- a CDS encoding helix-turn-helix domain-containing protein — MGGLTAVLRVEHPDLALTETVAADPSATIHPVREAGTDAESDDHHFVVQSADFERFEEALDADPTVETFARVTRLGDEVLYRVAYTSRAILFSPELTRADGLALDIENDGTGWTMTVWLPDRERLARIWAFAEDHGVDVRLRRIADGVDAVDGAADAAADLTAAQREALLTALDAGYFEEPREVTLGEVAAALDISQPAAGGLLRRGIKRLLLATVAR; from the coding sequence ATGGGCGGTCTGACGGCCGTCCTCCGGGTGGAGCATCCGGACCTCGCGCTGACCGAAACCGTCGCCGCGGACCCGAGCGCGACGATCCACCCCGTCCGGGAGGCGGGCACCGACGCCGAGTCGGACGACCACCACTTCGTCGTCCAGTCGGCCGACTTCGAGCGCTTCGAAGAGGCGCTCGACGCCGATCCGACCGTCGAGACGTTCGCGCGGGTCACCCGCCTCGGCGACGAGGTGCTCTACCGCGTCGCCTACACCTCGCGGGCCATCCTGTTCTCGCCGGAACTCACCCGGGCCGACGGCCTCGCCCTCGACATCGAGAACGACGGCACCGGGTGGACGATGACCGTCTGGCTCCCGGACCGGGAGCGACTGGCGCGGATCTGGGCGTTCGCGGAGGATCACGGCGTCGACGTCCGCCTGCGCCGGATCGCCGACGGGGTCGATGCGGTCGACGGCGCCGCCGACGCCGCGGCCGACCTCACCGCCGCACAGCGGGAGGCGCTGCTGACCGCACTCGACGCCGGCTACTTCGAGGAGCCCCGCGAGGTCACGCTGGGCGAGGTGGCGGCGGCCCTCGACATCTCGCAACCGGCGGCCGGTGGCCTGCTCCGACGGGGGATCAAGCGGCTGCTGCTCGCGACGGTCGCCCGCTAG
- a CDS encoding mechanosensitive ion channel family protein, protein MHVLAPALAQVTTTPPPVVGPEGLTDYWPVLRRGAWFLAGFVAVVLVGWFVVEPLVARFVRRRNRNNPTLREAVRRYVRLVVLVVAFFVAAGTAGYGDLVGDSALVIAAGTLAIGVAGQTVIGSIVSGLVLVADPEFNVGNYIEWTDGEGTVQSITLRVTRVLTPDGELITVPNTVLTGQAITRPYGRKRRRIVDHVGVAYEADVSDALDTLTEATAAVEDIVAEPTPKAYVDEFGGDAVVCRVHYWIEDPRRQDVFAVRSAYAREAKARLDAAGITISPASKRELQGRIDVDDAGEGDG, encoded by the coding sequence ATGCACGTCCTCGCACCGGCGCTCGCACAGGTGACGACCACGCCACCCCCCGTCGTCGGACCGGAGGGACTCACCGACTACTGGCCCGTCCTCCGCCGCGGGGCGTGGTTTCTGGCCGGCTTCGTCGCCGTCGTCCTCGTCGGCTGGTTCGTCGTCGAACCCCTCGTGGCGCGGTTCGTCCGCCGTCGGAACCGGAACAACCCGACGCTCAGGGAGGCCGTCAGGCGGTACGTCCGCCTGGTCGTCCTCGTGGTCGCCTTCTTCGTCGCCGCGGGGACGGCGGGGTACGGCGACCTGGTCGGCGACTCGGCGCTCGTCATCGCCGCCGGGACGCTCGCCATCGGGGTGGCCGGCCAGACGGTCATCGGCTCCATCGTCAGCGGCCTCGTCCTCGTCGCCGACCCCGAGTTCAACGTCGGCAACTACATCGAGTGGACGGACGGCGAGGGAACCGTCCAGTCCATCACCCTCCGGGTGACCCGCGTCCTGACGCCGGACGGCGAACTCATCACGGTTCCCAATACGGTCCTCACGGGACAGGCGATCACCCGCCCGTACGGTCGGAAGCGCCGCCGCATCGTCGACCACGTCGGCGTCGCGTACGAGGCGGACGTGAGCGACGCCCTCGACACCCTCACCGAGGCGACGGCCGCCGTCGAGGACATCGTCGCCGAGCCGACGCCGAAGGCCTACGTCGACGAGTTCGGCGGCGACGCGGTCGTCTGTCGCGTCCACTACTGGATCGAGGACCCGCGACGACAGGACGTCTTCGCCGTCCGGTCCGCCTACGCCCGCGAGGCGAAGGCCCGCCTTGACGCCGCCGGCATCACGATCAGCCCCGCCTCGAAGCGGGAACTGCAGGGACGGATCGACGTCGACGACGCGGGCGAGGGCGACGGCTAG
- the uppS gene encoding polyprenyl diphosphate synthase, producing MHSRVRDWLDGAYERLLRRDIDGGPDHVAIIMDGNRRYARERGDETVAGHREGTRTTEQVLEWCHDLGVEELTLYAFSTENFDRPREEREHLFDLIESKLREFADADGVHENEVCIRAIGEVERLPERVRDAVAYAERRTESYDRFQLNVAVAYGGRAELLGAARDTLEAVADGRLDPADVDVAEIDRRLYARPVRDVDLIVRTGGAERTSNFLPWHANGNEAAVFFCAPYWPEFSKVDFLRAIRTYESREASWRHTRTERAVALVRAVAGSSLVETRDVVGRLREQLPRGGAEQLAAELDRQDRTAE from the coding sequence ATGCACTCGCGGGTCCGCGATTGGCTCGACGGCGCCTACGAGCGACTCCTCCGTCGCGACATCGACGGCGGGCCCGACCACGTCGCCATCATCATGGACGGCAACCGGCGATACGCCCGCGAACGCGGCGACGAGACGGTCGCCGGCCACCGCGAAGGCACCCGAACGACCGAGCAGGTGCTGGAGTGGTGTCACGACCTCGGCGTCGAGGAACTCACGCTCTACGCCTTCTCGACGGAGAACTTCGACCGGCCGCGGGAGGAGCGGGAACACCTGTTCGACCTCATCGAGTCGAAGCTTCGGGAGTTCGCCGACGCCGACGGCGTCCACGAGAACGAGGTGTGCATCCGCGCCATCGGCGAGGTGGAGCGCCTGCCCGAACGGGTCCGCGACGCCGTCGCCTACGCCGAGCGCCGGACGGAGTCGTACGACCGGTTCCAGTTGAACGTCGCGGTGGCGTACGGCGGGCGGGCGGAACTGCTCGGCGCCGCCCGCGACACCCTGGAGGCGGTGGCCGACGGCCGTCTCGACCCCGCCGACGTCGACGTCGCGGAGATCGACCGCCGGCTGTACGCCCGGCCCGTCCGCGACGTCGACCTGATCGTGCGCACGGGCGGCGCCGAGCGGACGAGCAACTTCCTCCCGTGGCACGCCAACGGCAACGAGGCGGCCGTCTTCTTCTGTGCGCCCTACTGGCCCGAGTTCTCGAAGGTGGACTTCCTTCGGGCGATCCGGACCTACGAGTCCCGGGAGGCGTCGTGGCGACACACCCGAACCGAGCGGGCGGTGGCGCTGGTTCGGGCCGTCGCGGGGTCGTCGCTGGTCGAGACCCGCGACGTCGTCGGTCGCCTCCGCGAGCAGTTGCCCCGCGGCGGCGCCGAGCAACTGGCGGCCGAACTCGACCGGCAGGACCGCACCGCCGAGTAG